AGGCTCCGGCTCCGGAGGGGGTGAAAAATGCTCCATTTAGGAGCAGGTCCCCCTCTGACCTCCAGTTCCAGCTCTGCCATTCGCTCTCGTCCGTGTTGACCCTCTTCGTCACCTACACGGTGTGGttagacattaaaattttaggatCGATGCATGAATGTGTTCATACGTACATTAggtaaaagaaatagaaattgTATGCTGGATCGGTGCAGACGTTGAAGGGAAATAAGATTGGAGTTGATCTTAATTACCTCCTTAGCGTAGGGGTCGGTAGGAGCGAGGTATCGATTCCCCTGGCTGTTGATGGTCGGCTCCGCACTCCCGCCGATCGCGTACATTTCCCAGTGGGTGTAGTCATTGTTCACCACATGGAAGTAACCATGCCTGCACCTGgaatcatatatatacataccaaCATATATAAGTAGCAAATCCTTCATTTTCACTCGTCAGAGGGGGGGGGGAAAGAAAAAGTACCTCGGCATCCTCTGGATGAGGCCTTCGCCGAAGTGGTTGAAGGCGATGGTGACCTGCATCGACTTGTCGTCCGAATAAGAATCGCTGTGGCCCAACAACATCACCTGCGTCGATCGAGCAAAGCCGATAAATTGGCCCAGTTCATTCGACAACGAAAATTTTCGACACTTAAAAGATGGTATGCTACCTCGTTGTGCTTGGTGAAGTAGTTGTTGGAGATGGTGATGGCGGTGGAGCCCATGATGGCGTCGATGAGGCCGTCGGCGCAGTTGGCGAGGGAGCAGTGGTCGACCCAGATGTGGCTGGCGCCGAAGATGGAGACGCCGTCGCCGTCGGCCATGGTGCGCCAGCCGTAGTGCGAGGGCGAGCTCCGCACCATGGCGTTGCCGGTGGGCTTGCAGTCGTGGATGCTGAGGCCGTGGATGATGACGTTGGTCACGTATTGGACGGTGATGCAGGCGCCGCCGGCGATGTGGACGTTGGCGCCGCGGCCGTCGAGGGTCTTGAAGCTGTTCATGATGAGCTCCTGGGAGAGCGTGATGGTCATGTCGTGGTCGAACACGATCCACAGCGGGTCGTCCTGGACCACGGCGTACCGCAGCGTGCCGGGCCTGGGGTCCACCGCGTCGTCGTCGCCCGAGTCCGTCACCACGTACAGGCTGCCGCCCTTCCCGCCCAGCGCGTTGCGCCCGAACCCGATGGCGCAGTCCGCCAGCCGCTGCCGGTTCGACTCCCACTCCGGGTCGCACCGCCAGCAGTCGTCGATCGGGTTCCCCGTCCCGCACGACGTCAGGTAGTCCAGCGACCGCCGCCcaccccccgccgccgccgccgccgccgccgtgctgTTGTTGATCGACCTGCGAAGAGAAGGCCGTGATTAATATTGCAGCATTACCGAcatacataaaaataattattgatttgatttgattttcctgtaatatttgaaactttatatataaatatttttttttatatatattatatatataattatttatttatatatataaatataaattatatgtattcGGGATATCGAACCAAACATAAGCGAGTTAATCATCCCAACTCGTactcggcttgtttattaaacaagttaaaaattttgacttGCGTCTGGCTAGTTAACTAAACAAAcaattcgatctcgagcttatTTCGAGCCAAACA
This genomic interval from Ananas comosus cultivar F153 linkage group 8, ASM154086v1, whole genome shotgun sequence contains the following:
- the LOC109714347 gene encoding probable pectate lyase 18 isoform X1 — encoded protein: MAAEAAERRRRWLPLAIVGVLLVLIGGGGIGWIGADKLAVSRVIRGGAGSRRSLREAAPLTAAAAERVVRNAAVSGAVEDPEVVVSQVHMSINNSTAAAAAAAGGGRRSLDYLTSCGTGNPIDDCWRCDPEWESNRQRLADCAIGFGRNALGGKGGSLYVVTDSGDDDAVDPRPGTLRYAVVQDDPLWIVFDHDMTITLSQELIMNSFKTLDGRGANVHIAGGACITVQYVTNVIIHGLSIHDCKPTGNAMVRSSPSHYGWRTMADGDGVSIFGASHIWVDHCSLANCADGLIDAIMGSTAITISNNYFTKHNEVMLLGHSDSYSDDKSMQVTIAFNHFGEGLIQRMPRCRHGYFHVVNNDYTHWEMYAIGGSAEPTINSQGNRYLAPTDPYAKEVTKRVNTDESEWQSWNWRSEGDLLLNGAFFTPSGAGASSSYSRASSLGAKSSSMVGTMTSGAGALSCSKGSLC
- the LOC109714347 gene encoding probable pectate lyase 18 isoform X2, whose product is MAAEAAERRRRWLPLAIVGVLLVLIGGGGIGWIGADKLAVSRVVRNAAVSGAVEDPEVVVSQVHMSINNSTAAAAAAAGGGRRSLDYLTSCGTGNPIDDCWRCDPEWESNRQRLADCAIGFGRNALGGKGGSLYVVTDSGDDDAVDPRPGTLRYAVVQDDPLWIVFDHDMTITLSQELIMNSFKTLDGRGANVHIAGGACITVQYVTNVIIHGLSIHDCKPTGNAMVRSSPSHYGWRTMADGDGVSIFGASHIWVDHCSLANCADGLIDAIMGSTAITISNNYFTKHNEVMLLGHSDSYSDDKSMQVTIAFNHFGEGLIQRMPRCRHGYFHVVNNDYTHWEMYAIGGSAEPTINSQGNRYLAPTDPYAKEVTKRVNTDESEWQSWNWRSEGDLLLNGAFFTPSGAGASSSYSRASSLGAKSSSMVGTMTSGAGALSCSKGSLC